ttattattattattatttgtttttgcttggaAACTAACATTCGACTTAAGTGGTATAATAATAGTATATAGTATTATCCTATATTGaaagttttatatataaaatagaaTTAGatacattaaaattaaacaaaaattcTGATCAGTTACTTCAGCAAATTGTTAtttctatatacatatatatgttgtATCACTTTTTTCCGTATGCTTTCGCACAATAGGGCACAGTTCTTTTGACAACACCTTCTAGGATTATCAGCCGTGATAACTTGTTCACTGGTTAATACAGTGCAATTATAGATAAATTCTGTGGTGTATTTCACCCCTGACTGTAGATTGGTAATGAGTCCCACAAACGTTTTgcataaaacagttgttttcacTGAATTCTTTTTCTCCCAGTCTGAGTGTCTGTGTATATTCCAATGGATAAATTTAAAGGTATGACAAAGAGATCTGCTCAGAAAAGTTTCAGTCTTTAACCGATTTTTGTCATGTGCTGCTAAACAGAAAACATCTTTCACTGCAATGTGTTGACATTTTGACTGACAAGCTTTCTTGACTGTATTTAAAACTTTACTGATATGTGTTGTCTGTGTCTCCTTAGGTGAAATAAATGGAGCTAAAACCTTTATTGAAGAAGCTGGGTTCAATAATCCGCGCCATCCTcacttttgtctttgctttggcCGTCCtgggtgtgatggtgtgggccTACGTTCAGGGCTATCAGCTGGTGTCGTCCATGTATGGCATCATCTCATTTGGCATTTATGGACTCCTACTCTCACTCCATGTGTTGGTCCAGAGCTTTTTTGCCTTTGTTGAGCACCAGCGAATGAAATCTCGAACAAAACCATGCTCCTATACCAAAACAATCGGTTTTACTATATCGGCTTACCAAGAGGACCCTGTTTATCTCAGAGAGTGCTTGAACTCAATCAGGGCCCTCAAGTATCCCCCTGAGCTGCTGCGCATCATCATGGTGATAGATGGGAATTCAGATGATGACCAGTATATGATGGACATGTTCAAAGAGGTGTTTGCAGACCAGGATCTGGGCTACTATGTATGGAATAACAACTATCATACCTGGGATCCCACCCAGGTCCAACATGATGAAGAAAATGGCTCAGCAATGGGCATTGAAGGGGGTTCTGATTATGTGGTAGGAGAGGATCCACAGAGAAAAGAAGTAGAGCGCCTGATCCAGACCAAGAGATGTGTGTGCATCATGCAGAAGTGGGGAGGCAAGCGGGAGGTGATGTACACAGCATTTAAAGCCCTGGGGTCATCGGTTGATTACATGCAGGTATCTACTTTTACttaagtgttttctttcttatttttttatgaaaataaaaatgaaatgtttccaATTTTCAATGACGTTATGTCTCATTTCTCAGGTGTGTGATTCAGATACGAAGCTGGACCCTTTGGCCACGGTGGAATTGTGCAAGGTATTGGAGAGTAATCCCAAGTATGGGGCTGTAGGAGGGGATGTGATGATCCTCAACCTTAAAGACTCTTACATCAGCTTCATGAGCAGTCTCAGGTACTGGATGGCTTTCAACATCGAAAGGTCCTGCCAGTCCTTCTTCAACTGTGTGTCCTGCATTAGTGGCCCTTTAGGTAAGGGAACTCTTTTCTAGCTAAATAGTATTATATTAAAGGCTTAAAAGCATTGATGTAACTCATTGTCACCAACATCTTTTGAATTTGTCATTTCTTGTACTTGTTCATGCAGGTCTGTATAGAAATGATATCCTTCAGCAGTTTCTGGAATCGTGGTACAATCAAATGTTTCTGGGAACTCATTGTACATTTGGTGATGACAGGCATCTCACCAACCGTATGCTGAGCATGGGCTATGCCACTAAGTATGTTTTCTAGATATTATTAGGCACAGAAATTACATAATAGGACCCAACAAAGCTCAGTAGCTACAATAATGATCCTACAACATCAAACAAGCAGGTTCTAAAGGTCTATTTTTTACCCCCTTTCTTCAGATACACTGCTCGCTCAAAATGCTACACAGAAACACCCGCTCAGTTCCTTCGCTGGCTCAACCAACAGACTCGCTGGACAAAATCTTACTTCCGGGAGTGGCTCTACAATGCAATGTGGTGGCACAAGCACCATCTCTGGATGACCTATGAGTCCATCGTATCAGGTATTTTCCCCTTCTTTGTCACGGCCACCATAATCCAGCTGTTTTGGACAGGCACTCTGTGGGACATCCTCTGGGTTCTGTGCTGCATCCAGCTTATCGGGCTGGTGAAAGCAGCCTACGCCTGCATCCTGCGGAGAAACATGGTGATGGTGTTTATGTCACTTTACTCAGCTCTCTACATGACCAGTTTGCTGCCTGCTAAGTACTTTGCCATTCTCACGATGAACAAAAGCAGCTGGGGAACATCGGGCAGGCGTAAGATGGTTGGTAACTACATTCCACTCCTTCCCCTGTCGGTGTGGGCTGCCATTTTATTAAGTGGACTTGGTTACACCATCTACAAAGAGAGCAAAGAGGACTGGTCAACTGAGGCTAAAAAAATGGAAACTAGATTTCTTATTTATGGCTGTGTAGCCTACGTATGCTACTGGGTTCTTATGATGTTCCTCTATTTTGTGTGGTTCCACAGAGCATGTAGAAAGCGTTCTGGAAGTTACAAAGTGAACGTATaaagctgggcatacactgtgtgttattcagctcctgctcaaactgaatcgcaggggttagaagtttgtaggtcacgatgcagggtctcacactataagGCCCGATGCtgtgatgcgacctgagtgctcacactggtCGTGTTAGTCGTGTTAATCGCTTTTCGTTTACTACATGATGCACGGCACACGATTAAGAAGAAAATTGGGCTGATCCCCAAAATGGTCGCACGACTGAAAAGTCGTCTCAAAATGGGGCCAAAAATCACACAGTGAATGTTCAGCTTAAGTCTGAAGAGCAAAAgtaatttattcaaatttaaaccTGactatgtgtatttattttgtgtcaCATTACTGAAGGACAGGGATGTTCTACAATGCTGCtaaagaaataaactgaaaactcTTTTGagagtcaaaaaaaaaagaagaagaacagtaTTGTTtctaagattggggaaacctgcagtcagctgagactgaagaagtctctTGGATGAgggacgaaatgtttctcccactgaagacgctacgtccagatgaaccgAATCAACTTTTgcagaaaaagaatgaaaataataaaatattaaaaatctgTATATAGAGACAAACAATTTTTTATATG
The DNA window shown above is from Astatotilapia calliptera chromosome 11, fAstCal1.2, whole genome shotgun sequence and carries:
- the has1 gene encoding hyaluronan synthase 1 codes for the protein MELKPLLKKLGSIIRAILTFVFALAVLGVMVWAYVQGYQLVSSMYGIISFGIYGLLLSLHVLVQSFFAFVEHQRMKSRTKPCSYTKTIGFTISAYQEDPVYLRECLNSIRALKYPPELLRIIMVIDGNSDDDQYMMDMFKEVFADQDLGYYVWNNNYHTWDPTQVQHDEENGSAMGIEGGSDYVVGEDPQRKEVERLIQTKRCVCIMQKWGGKREVMYTAFKALGSSVDYMQVCDSDTKLDPLATVELCKVLESNPKYGAVGGDVMILNLKDSYISFMSSLRYWMAFNIERSCQSFFNCVSCISGPLGLYRNDILQQFLESWYNQMFLGTHCTFGDDRHLTNRMLSMGYATKYTARSKCYTETPAQFLRWLNQQTRWTKSYFREWLYNAMWWHKHHLWMTYESIVSGIFPFFVTATIIQLFWTGTLWDILWVLCCIQLIGLVKAAYACILRRNMVMVFMSLYSALYMTSLLPAKYFAILTMNKSSWGTSGRRKMVGNYIPLLPLSVWAAILLSGLGYTIYKESKEDWSTEAKKMETRFLIYGCVAYVCYWVLMMFLYFVWFHRACRKRSGSYKVNV